A region of Anolis carolinensis isolate JA03-04 unplaced genomic scaffold, rAnoCar3.1.pri scaffold_7, whole genome shotgun sequence DNA encodes the following proteins:
- the LOC134292994 gene encoding adenine phosphoribosyltransferase-like: protein MLRDLKCAPDSREPGWYLSLMAPNVKGPKYAWLDPSRLYCHHQALHDCVEDLVRPFRDEAIDLVAGIDAMGFILGAAMANALQKGFLAIRKAGHLCVETLQQPYRDYSGRDKFMEVRTDAIGPGLRVLLVDQWVETGGTMQAAVQLVERQGGRVAGIAAICIEDSEGGRRLKKQYKWSHCVPTEMMPRFNAHRLDANGAQEGSE, encoded by the exons ATGCTGCGGGATTTGAAGTGCGCCCCCGACTCAAGGGAACCGGGCTGGTACCTGTCGCTGATGGCCCCCAACGTCAAGGGCCCCAAATACGCCTGGCTGGACCCTTCCCGCCTCTATTGCCACCACCag GCTTTGCACGACTGCGTGGAGGACCTCGTCCGGCCTTTTCGGGACGAGGCCATTGACTTGGTGGCGGGCATCGACGCCATGGGCTTCATCCTGG GGGCGGCCATGGCCAACGCGCTGCAGAAGGGCTTCCTGGCCATCCGCAAAGCCGGTCATCTCTGCGTGGAGACCCTACAACAGCCCTACCGGGACTACTCCGGGAGGGACAAGTTCATGGAGGTGCGGACAGACGCCATTGGCCCAG GCCTCCGGGTCTTACTGGTGGACCAGTGGGTCGAGACGGGAGGCACCATGCAGGCCGCTGTCCAACTGGTGGAGCGGCAAGGAGGCCGAGTGGCAG GCATCGCTGCCATTTGCATCGAAGACAGTGAAGGAGGCCGACGGCTGAAAAAGCAATACAAGTGGAGCCACTGCGTCCCGACGGAGATGATGCCCCGATTCAACGCCCACCGATTAGACGCCAACGGGGCCCAGGAAGGCTCGGAGTGA